Below is a genomic region from Nitrospira lenta.
ATCTGAAACCGAGCAAGCTGTCGAAAATGCCCGCGCGGCAGGATTTTCAAACATCAACCTGGACCTCATGTACGGACTGCCAGGCCAAAACCTCGCATCATGGACGGCCACCCTGCACTCACTCCTCGCCCTCGATCCGACACATATCTCTTGCTATGCCCTGACAATCGAAGACCACACCAAGCTGGCACAGGATATCGCCAAGGGACTGGTCCCTGCACCTGACGAAGGGCTGCAAATTGAGATGGAAGAGGCTGCAGAAACGGTCTTGGCACAGGCCGGATTTACTCGCTACGAGATATCAAACTACGCCAAGTCGGGCTACGCCTGTCGCCACAATCTGCTCTATTGGACTGACGGCGACTACCTGGGCCTCGGCCCCAGCGCACAGTCCTACGTCGCCGGAAGCCGATTCGGCAATATTGCCGATCTCGACGCCTACACCGGTCAACTGCAGACCGATCACCTTCCGGTTGCGGAGCGCCGCATACTGACCCACGAAGAACAACAACGCGATGCCCTGATTTTCGGACTTCGATTACTGAAGGGGGTCCCGCACACCCTCGCTCGTGATGATGCCGGACAGCGCGATATTCTCACGCACCTCACTGAGCGAGGTCTGATCGTCAACGAACACGACCGCATCACACTCACCCCCATGGGCCGCCGTTTTGCCGACAGCGTGGCATCAGAGCTGTTCTGAGCCTGACGCGTTCATCTCCGCCATGCCATTGACAACCGACGCTTCCGAAAGAGACACTATTATCCTTTCACGCGAGGTGACTCATGCCTGTCAATATGGATCCAGCCAAGAAGCGCAAGCCCGGCCAAGCGGAACCGACCCCAGCCTCGCAAGCGGTCCCCGAACCCACAGAGACCGCACCGCTCGCGTTTGGAACCGAAACCCATGCTGATCGCGAGAAAGACCTGGCCGATGCCGAATGGAAGAATTTGTGGGATGCGACTGAAGTGATCGATATGGATAAGGTGTAAGCGGCGCTGCTCAAGCCGGAAGAAAATAGAAGGCGATCGCCAGCATCGCGTACACCCCGACCAGCATGGCGCCCTCCATCCAGTTTGATTCTCCGTCGATCGCGACGAAACCCACGACAAACACCGAGATCGTCACCGCCGCCACTTCAAACGGCGTAAAGATCAAGTCCAGAGGGGTTCCAAAGAGATAGCTCGCAAAGACCAATACCGGTGCGACTAGAAGCGCAATCTGCAGGCTCGACCCCACGGCAATGCCATAGGCCAAATCCATTTTATTCTTCATGGCCATGAGAACCGCCGTCGAATGTTCCGCCGCATTACCGACCAATGCCACGAGGATCACGCCGACGAAGACCTGCGTCAAACCCAGTTTGTGCGCGGTCGGTTCGATCGCCCCGACCAACAATTCGCTCATGACCGCAATCAACGTCGTCACGACCGTCAGCACGGCCACGGACATACGGAAACCCCAGGGCTGTTCCCCGAGATCTTCTGCATCATGCGACTCTCCTGCATATAAATGGCGATGCGTCCTCAGTGAAAACAGCAGGCTCAGGCCATACATGACGAAGAGCACAATCGCGATCTCCAGACTCATCTCCCGTTCGATCGCGACGCCCCTGTCAGCAGCGGTAAAATGGAAGAGCGCGGGGATAATCAAGCCGACCGCCGCCAATAACAAGAGACTGGAACCCATGCCCGCCGCCGTTTGGTTGAACTTCTGCCGTTCATACTTCAACCCGCCGGCCACCATGGATGCCCCCAGCACAAGCAGGATGTTGCCGAGGATAGAACCGGTCAGTGACGCTTTCACCACATCATGGAGCCCCTCACGGAGCGCTGCGAGTGCTATGATCAGCTCCGCGGCGTTCCCCAGTGAGGCATTCAACAAACTGCCGACCCCGGCACCGACATGCGATGTGAGATGTTCGGTCGCGCGACCCAACATGCCGGCGAGTGGAATGATGGCACAGGCAGAAGCAGCAAAGATCAAGAGCGGATCGGCCTTCGCAACCTCAAAGGCGATTGCAAGCGGAATGAACACGAGCAGCACGTCGAGCCAGGATGTAAAGATTCGTTTCATGACTGAAACCTAGCATGAGTCCTGGTGATTGTCGATGAAACCCACACCAACCACAGATACATTGTTCTATCCATTTCATCTCTGCCATGAGGAGACATTGCATCGCCTCTTGGCGCGATTCCACCGTATCCACTTTCGCGACTATATGGCACTCCAGCTCAGCCCCTTTTCAGGAACCACCGCCTATGCCGATCGCATGGGGGGCATATTTCCAGAACTGGTAACCACCGGCAGACTGATTCAAGGTCACCACGTCAGCGGCCCCTTAAACGATGTCAGCCAGATCTCCATCGACCGTGACTTGACCGATAGTCGCTGGCGAGCGCTCTTCCATACCGCGCTCCGTGAAGACCGGAGATTTCAGCGGGGACTCTTCGATCCCGCACATGCCATGACGATTGGTCGCGATACCTTGCCTGGCCCCGCGGCACTGCTCCGACTCATGGGCGAGAATTTTCTCCATCTACCGTTCACCGTCAAGGCCGTACAACAGCTGAGCCGCGAACGGCTGAGCGGAGATGCCGCCTTTCGTTTCGAGTATGGTCTGGCATTGGTCAAAACCGCCGCGGCTCAGTACCATACGATTCAACTGGCTCACACCCTACAGGTAACAGCCGCCACAGATTCGCCCGCACATTTTCAGCTATTCGGCCACACACTCACGCGCGAGAACGAACGGCTTCCCAACCATCTGGTAATCAGAGCTGGGTATTAACCTCCTCTCAAGACTCTGCTACACTTTTCGGCTATGGCGAAACCATCCTTTCCGCAGACCATCCCCGACGT
It encodes:
- the hemW gene encoding radical SAM family heme chaperone HemW; the protein is MPPQRDIGLYIHVPLCRQRCHFCAFYLEIATPARIAAFLSALERELTLYHRQDVLAGRALQSIYFGGGTPTTIPSSQLASLLTRIRKIYALALDVETTVEAHPSTVTRQDLSRLAEAGFNRISLGAESMAPQDFIPIGRPGTISETEQAVENARAAGFSNINLDLMYGLPGQNLASWTATLHSLLALDPTHISCYALTIEDHTKLAQDIAKGLVPAPDEGLQIEMEEAAETVLAQAGFTRYEISNYAKSGYACRHNLLYWTDGDYLGLGPSAQSYVAGSRFGNIADLDAYTGQLQTDHLPVAERRILTHEEQQRDALIFGLRLLKGVPHTLARDDAGQRDILTHLTERGLIVNEHDRITLTPMGRRFADSVASELF
- the cax gene encoding calcium/proton exchanger encodes the protein MKRIFTSWLDVLLVFIPLAIAFEVAKADPLLIFAASACAIIPLAGMLGRATEHLTSHVGAGVGSLLNASLGNAAELIIALAALREGLHDVVKASLTGSILGNILLVLGASMVAGGLKYERQKFNQTAAGMGSSLLLLAAVGLIIPALFHFTAADRGVAIEREMSLEIAIVLFVMYGLSLLFSLRTHRHLYAGESHDAEDLGEQPWGFRMSVAVLTVVTTLIAVMSELLVGAIEPTAHKLGLTQVFVGVILVALVGNAAEHSTAVLMAMKNKMDLAYGIAVGSSLQIALLVAPVLVFASYLFGTPLDLIFTPFEVAAVTISVFVVGFVAIDGESNWMEGAMLVGVYAMLAIAFYFLPA